A stretch of the Rosa rugosa chromosome 5, drRosRugo1.1, whole genome shotgun sequence genome encodes the following:
- the LOC133711666 gene encoding uncharacterized protein LOC133711666, whose amino-acid sequence MGHQSPTPVPCKYHSPDSSSSDGAAAISRAKKSSYPVDDDDDADGDRVECSGKYCLSCSAGMIADCVVLCCCPCALVKVLTLAFVKVQWMVGRKCLGLGKNKKKENQSQG is encoded by the coding sequence ATGGGTCACCAGAGCCCGACTCCGGTGCCATGTAAATACCACTCACCGGACTCGAGTTCATCGGACGGCGCTGCCGCAATCAGCAGAGCGAAGAAGAGCAGCTACCCAgtagacgacgacgacgacgccgACGGTGATCGGGTCGAGTGCTCCGGCAAGTACTGCCTGTCATGCAGCGCTGGCATGATCGCCGATTGCGTGGTGCTGTGCTGCTGCCCCTGCGCTCTAGTCAAAGTGTTGACTCTAGCCTTCGTGAAAGTGCAGTGGATGGTTGGGAGGAAGTGCTTGGGGTTAggcaagaacaagaagaaggaaAACCAGAGCCAGGGGTAG
- the LOC133708328 gene encoding uncharacterized protein LOC133708328, with product MYQDSNSNWVSDAARDKYDRLKNKREEHKEKLTLEAPEGTPPESVQVTARDEIPIMAEECGRKGKRVRGLGSFPGMELPTVTSSTAVSSEMNVMQDKVKKLESTVDTMRSQNAQLMTMLKKFMMNSQGCFADTENIDMNIVVPNSEEDDVFGRDEDGVQNNGDNSETEDLEEDL from the exons ATGTATCAAGATTCAAATAGCAATTGGGTTAGTGATGCTGCACGTGATAAATAT gaTCGACTGAAAAATAAGAGAGAAGAGCATAAGGAGAAACTAACCCTGGAGGCACCAGAGGGTACTCCACCAGAATCTGTACAAGTTACTGCGCGTGATGAGATTCCAATCATGGCTGAAGAGTGTGGAAGGAAGGGAAAAAGAGTTCGTGGTTTAGGCTCGTTTCCTGGCATGGAGCTTCCAACTGTTACATCTTCAACAGCTGTGAGTTCTGAGATGAACGTAATGCAAGATAAAGTGAAGAAGCTTGAATCAACTGTGGACACTATGCGGTCACAAAATGCACAGCTAATGACAATGTTGAAGAAGTTCATGATGAATAGCCAAGGTTGCTTTGCTGATACAGAAAACATTGACATGAATATCGTAGTACCCAACAGTGAAGAAGATGATGTCTTTGGAAGAGATGAAGACGGTGTCCAAAACAATGGAGATAATTCTGAAACAGAGGATTTGGAGGAAGATTTGTGA